The proteins below come from a single Triticum aestivum cultivar Chinese Spring chromosome 5D, IWGSC CS RefSeq v2.1, whole genome shotgun sequence genomic window:
- the LOC123123151 gene encoding uncharacterized protein produces the protein MAGTSGAQISSRRAADRPRALPDPRRPCPSSNIRSHAQSAGRKRKYSVAIDVDPVRDWANIGDGPAGLIAELALASDVADYIRFRAVCQPWRRCSPDPCAGGLDGRFLPRKWIMLDKALAGPRRHRFLNVSTGECIRLDLPELAEHTLLALTPEGLLLLLVEPTLVVRLLNPLTRQLTDLPPVTALLRPEQHRSRQCGSQIGQTINVSGVGLVADASMVAVNFSDPRGLVAAKPGDESWTMVDKEYMNSGLPFAGRFYCANYRGVMVLTTSLDQQPPRLRLVADQSDSFDFSRMADSLHLVDNAGELMLVHRALSLDGEYARSYDAYRVDLEAGVLAPAKGFNGRAVFMGMFRSISVPAEAAYPSVAADSIYLGHDCDRQIQGYNIADGSRCSLIEAVYPRSIVDCLRCCIQGVGKQLA, from the coding sequence ATGGCGGGGACCTCCGGAGCCCAGATCTCCTCCCGGCGGGCGGCTGACCGACCGAGGGCCCTCCCCgatccgcgccgcccctgcccttccTCCAACATCCGATCCCACGCCCAATCAGCTGGACGCAAGCGAAAATACTCGGTGGCCATCGACGTGGATCCCGTCCGTGACTGGGCGAACATCGGGGACGGGCCAGCCGGCCTGATCGCCGAGCTTGCCCTCGCCAGCGACGTGGCCGACTATATCCGCTTCCGCGCCGTGTGCCAGCCGTGGCGGCGGTGCTCGCCGGACCCGTGCGCCGGTGGCCTGGACGGCCGCTTCCTCCCCCGCAAGTGGATCATGCTTGACAAGGCGCTTGCCGGGCCCCGCCGCCATCGCTTCCTTAACGTGTCTACAGGCGAGTGCATACGCCTTGACCTCCCGGAGCTCGCGGAGCACACGTTGCTCGCGCTCACCCCAGaaggcctcctcctcctgctcgtcgagCCCACCCTGGTCGTCCGCCTGCTTAACCCACTCACGCGGCAGCTCACCGACCTTCCGCCGGTGACCGCGCTCCTGAGACCAGAGCAGCATCGGTCCAGGCAATGCGGCTCTCAGATAGGACAAACAATCAATGTCTCTGGCGTGGGTCTTGTTGCCGACGCCTCCATGGTGGCAGTCAATTTCTCTGATCCCAGGGGGCTTGTCGCCGCTAAGCCCGGCGATGAGAGTTGGACCATGGTCGACAAGGAATACATGAATTCGGGTTTGCCTTTTGCGGGGCGCTTCTACTGCGCCAACTACAGGGGCGTCATGGTGCTGACGACCAGCTTGGATCAGCAGCCGCCCCGGCTCCGGTTGGTCGCTGACCAGAGCGACTCATTTGATTTCTCCCGGATGGCGGACAGCCTTCACCTGGTGGACAATGCCGGGGAATTGATGCTGGTGCACCGGGCGCTAAGCCTGGACGGCGAGTATGCCAGGAGTTATGATGCTTACAGAGTGGATTTGGAAGCTGGGGTCCTGGCCCCAGCTAAGGGCTTCAACGGGCGCGCCGTGTTCATGGGCATGTTCCGCTCAATTTCTGTACCAGCTGAGGCTGCTTACCCCTCTGTCGCTGCTGATAGCATCTACCTGGGACACGATTGTGATCGCCAGATTCAGGGGTACAATATCGCGGATGGAAGCAGATGCAGTCTGATTGAGGCAGTATATCCGCGTAGTATTGTGGATTGTCTCCGCTGCTGCATCCAGGGAGTCGGCAAGCAACTTGCTTGA